The following proteins are co-located in the Silene latifolia isolate original U9 population chromosome 1, ASM4854445v1, whole genome shotgun sequence genome:
- the LOC141649430 gene encoding F-box protein At1g30790-like, whose protein sequence is MKKMKMRKTSSNLRHSCQYIPSEVLTQILAQLPAKTLLRFRCVCKSWCSIIDNPDFVSMHLHIFNNNKNKNNFNSSELLAIESSGGWEESGCLLTLRKADTLRKISNIFESSERYLIHGSCNSLLLIGLSRISMYVGMRICNPSIRKSLLIPPCPLISSQMYKIDFVIGFAPRSKDYKVVAISFTPIEGVKIPDIEMCVAVYTLSDQQWCIKNDGLNMDFTTFARVFSCCSLSNAYYSEGAAHWLGRDPYGDCHHMGGMNKPTHLVSFHFDTENFTFLELPRAMGEIATSRCLFLLGESLAVIFLSFSCFRKWVFKLESGKREWTQLELA, encoded by the coding sequence atgaagaagatgaagatgaggaaaACATCTTCAAATCTACGACATTCTTGTCAATACATACCATCAGAAGTATTGACCCAAATTCTCGCACAATTGCCGGCGAAAACCCTATTAAGATTTAGGTGCGTATGTAAATCTTGGTGCTCAATTATCGATAATCCCGATTTTGTTTCAATGCATCTTCACATTTTCAACAATAACAAGAACAAAAACAACTTTAATTCGAGTGAATTATTAGCCATCGAGAGTTCCGGAGGGTGGGAAGAAAGCGGATGCTTGCTAACACTTCGTAAAGCCGACACTCTCCGAAAAATTAGTAACATTTTCGAGAGTTCTGAAAGATACTTAATTCATGGAAGTTGTAATTCCTTGCTTTTAATAGGCCTCTCTCGGATATCCATGTATGTTGGGATGAGAATATGTAATCCTAGTATTAGAAAATCGTTGCTAATTCCCCCTTGCCCTCTTATTTCTTCTCAAATGTATAAGATTGATTTTGTAATTGGATTTGCGCCACGCTCTAAGGATTATAAAGTCGTTGCTATATCATTTACGCCTATTGAAGGTGTAAAGATTCCAGATATAGAGATGTGTGTTGCTGTTTATACACTTAGTGATCAACAATGGTGCATCAAAAATGATGGGTTGAATATGGACTTTACGACATTTGCGCGTGTCTTTAGTTGTTGTTCACTATCAAATGCTTATTATTCAGAAGGGGCTGCTCATTGGCTTGGAAGGGACCCATATGGGGATTGTCATCATATGGGTGGTATGAATAAACCAACTCATCTTGTTTCCTTCCACTTTGATACGGAAAATTTCACCTTTTTGGAACTGCCACGGGCAATGGGTGAAATAGCTACTTCAAGGTGTTTGTTTCTTCTTGGGGAATCACTAGCGGTTATCTTCCTGTCTTTTTCATGTTTTAGAAAATGGGTGTTTAAACTGGAAAGCGGAAAGAGGGAATGGACCCAGTTAGAGTTGGCATAA